In the Microcebus murinus isolate Inina chromosome X, M.murinus_Inina_mat1.0, whole genome shotgun sequence genome, ATAGTTTTTATTACTATATGATCTTACCCCCAGACAACAGAGGGGTGGGAGAAAACTTGTTTTGGCAATGAGGAGTTCTGCTGCTTTCCGAAGTGTTCTGTTACTAGCTGGCAAAAGGGTACTTGGCCCATACATagaaggcacttaataaatgtttgttgaatgaatgaacaagctACAGAGGGTGATAGCCAGGCATTACTAGGGCCAAATGGGCCAATTGACCAAATTGGTGGAAGAGATTGTAATATATTATGGCACTTTAAAACTATGTCATGATTTCATCTAGGACTTAGGCTGTCATACTTCCTAATGAAATCTTCTGCCCTGAGGATCCATAAGGGTATTCTGACAACGGTTGGGGGAGATGGAAATGCAATAAGTTAGAGACTAGCATTGTATGTTGTCTTACTGTCTGGCAGTTGATTTCATCAGTTGACCCACAGTTCCTGAAACTCACCAAAGTGGATGACCAAATCTACTCTGAGTTTCgggaaaattttgagaaactcAGGATAGATATATTGGACCCAGAAGAACTCAAATCAGAATCCGCTAAAGAGGTAAGAATTCTATTTCCTAAATATTATTATACCTAGCATTTGaccaacaatttttaaaatttttttgtttgttttaaggaaaatatgTAATAACGAACCAGTGTGCTTTTTTTTGTAGTTATAATCAACTAAGTAAGTTAGGAAATGAATGTTTTTCCAATTTATGGATTTTTCATATTCCTTGagtctccttttttcccctttttaactTGGATGTATCAAATCTCTATCCACCCAGCCCTTTCAGATGAGGAGGAATCAGTTTACTTGAGTAGGTAGTTTAGCCAGAAGATTTGGGTGGGGACGTGGCAAACAGGTTACAGAAAGGTGTTTTGATTCTCTGGATTTATGTTTACATTATCATAGGCCATGGATGATTGAAAaacttgtgtttttttgttgcttATGTGATTATCTTATACTTTGACAGTATAAGATACTGTATACTTTGACAGTATAAGATACTTCTAACGCtaacagttaagaaaaaaaatttcccttggCTAATGAATAATCTAAAATTTCAACTCCTAGCAGACTATTACTACTGATCTTGCTGCTACTGAATAGGCTTCTTTCTTAAAATCTAACTttatgtggctcacgcctgtaatcctagctctctgggaggccgaggcgggcggattgctcaaggtcaggagttcaaaaccagcctgagcaagagcgagaccctgtttctactataaatagaaagaaattaattggccaactgatatatatataaaaaaaattagccgggcatggtggtgcatggctgtagttccagctactcgggaggctgaggcaggagtatcgcttgagcccaggagtttgaggttgctgtgagctaggctgacgccatggcactcactctagcctggacaacaaagcgagactctgtctcaaaaaaaaaaaaaatctaactttatGATTTTGGGCcaaattccttccttctttgtctcATTTGTGCTTTAGTGAGGATGAGTAGCCATTTTGGGCTGAGCTGACCAATAACTTCAAAATGAAGCAGAATCTATTtaagaaatcacattttaattttgtaataaaggatttatatatttttttgaagttaAATATTGTTTGTGTTAGGAAATAGCAACCTAAAAACAATAGGTAACACAGAAACTTACTACTAGTTTCACTGTGAACTAGCAATCACCTCAATTCTAGTCTCTTCCACTATTGCTATTTTCCTTACTGGGGAAGTAGAAGCCCCTCTCCTGGCCTGAGTGTATCAGCCTCTTGCATTTGTCAGCTAcagcattgtttttttgtttgttgggtttttttttttttttttgcctttatagAAGTGGAGGCCATTCTGCTTGAAGTTTGATGGGATTGTAGAAGACTTCAACTATGGTACTTTGCTGCGACTAGACTGTTCTCAGGGATACACTGAGGAAAACACCATCTTTGGTGAGTTTCTTGCCTCTGGAAGTGTTTCTGTATAAGGAAAGTGAGGAATCTTGTTTCACTGATGCATCAGTGACATGTATAGTTAGGTTGGAGGTCATCTTATTTGTTATATCTTTAAAGATCATGTTTCTGTTTCTTAGGTAACTGTAAGATAGTTAAGTTTTTTCAGTCTTGTTAATATGAGGTTAGAATTCAAGGTCTCTGAAGCTTATGACTATACTTGAATGATTTGCATATTAGTTCTGCTTTGTCAATAATTTCCAATGGATTTAGGGAATTAACTGAGACTAGGACAATAATCAATTCTGTTCACCTTCCAGCTCCCAGGATACAATTTTTTGCCATTGAAATTGCTCGGAACCGGGAAGGCTATAACAAAGCAGTTTACATCAGTGTTCAGgacaaaaaaggagagaaaggagccaacagtggaggagagaaagaagctgacagtggagaagaagagaaaggagtcaacaaagaagaagaagaaaaggagaaaactgacaaaggaggagaaaaagagaaagaagctgacacagaaatcagcaaaagtGGTGAAACAGCTATGTAAGGTAGACAGGAAACAGCACTGTAGAAGCTGTGGCTCAACTGAGCCTACAAGTACCATGGTACTACTTGCACAGActcctttggttaaatatatgTTCTTGTGCAGTTGAAGGACACTCAGAAGGACATCTTTCTAGTCTGATAACCAGGAGTTGCTCATTTTCTTAGTGGCTTACAGACTATTAGTGGATCTTAGTTGATTGTTTCTTGGTATATTATTTCTTGGCTCTCACCACAGTCAAGTaagaaattttgtaaataaatttcttttggttCTTATCTATATCTGTGACTGACTTTAAAAAGGTATTTAGAATTATTTGACACCTTTCATTATTTTCAGGTTTATAATTTCATCACCATgtcttatataaaatgatttatgcCTGTTTCTTAATTCTTCTCACTGTTTCCTGTAGTAAAGTTCTCTCAACCTGTTAAGTTGTATCTAGTGTTGGGATTAGAAGTCCTTAACATAAGAATTGACCCTTACTTTCTGAGTGACTATAGCTCCCTGATTTCCTTTACTATATATAACAAAAAGTTTGATAAATACTCCATGGAGATAGCAACAGCAACCTGAACCTGTCAGATTAGTGAATGCAGCCCTGTTCTTATTAGAGGAACAAAAGACTGGACCTATTTTAGTACTTAATTCTCTTCTGGTAGCCAGGTTGTTACCTGAAAGCtggcaaaaaaattaaatgtgaaaccTGATAGATTGGCTTCCCTTTTCTAATGTTATGGACAATATGATACATTTATGTATTAacacaaaatgaatatatttttaagtgatattttgTCAAACtccaaaaacagataaattgatTTTACATGGATGAGGGGGTGTATTAAGAGTACATcctttagccaggcatggcggcgcaagcctgtagtcccagctacttcggagactgaggcagaaggattgtttaagcccaggagtttgagtttgctgtgagctaggctaatgccacgacgctctagcccaggcaacagaacaagactctgtctccaaaaaaaaaaaaaaaaaaaaagagtacatctTCAGTTACCTTCACATGTATATGCAGGTTCATGCATATCCCTGTAGACATATTGAACTTGACTGCTGAAACTAGTTAGAGGAAATCACAGTGTTTTATAGTACATACAGTAAATACAAATCTGACCACAACATGATCATGTAAGAAAGGATTTACcagagcagagaagggaaaatgaggctttttttttaattccagtaGTCATaggagaataataaaaatgaaaactaattgaTGAATTCTGCTGTAGGCAAAAGCTGAACTGTAGATGCATACAGCTAGCAACAACAATTTTGCACAAAAAAAATAGGTTTCTCCGTGAATTCTCTTTGGCAAggtattaaaaatacttaaaacattGTTAgagtcttcattttataaaaaatgtatgttttgaaAGGGGTAGGAGATTTCCAGAGAGAAGGATCcaattaaagaaaaccaaaattaaagGGGTAGAAGTTAAATACTTCATACTAGGCAGACTTTGTTATTAAGAATCTTTACTGTATTAACTTTCTCtggtttatacattttatatatccaGAAACATGCATCCATATATGTTGCCTCAGGCTGAGGAAGAGTAAGGATTATTGACCACATACAGTTGCACCTCTGGTGACCTTTTCCAGGTTGTTTACCAGCAAGACAACTTGCTTAATGACTTCTCTCCTCAGTTTTACAGAGAACAAGAAACAATGTTGAAAGACTGCCTTAaagcaagaaatatttgttaggCGATGAAAActgaggaaagggagggaaataCATACACCAATACTTCAACTGCACTATAAGggaccaggaattcaaggttagaGGGGAAGGAATGGACGGAATGGTACTCTGGTGTGGTGAACAATTCTTAAGATGGCTCCAAGATTCCCACCCCCTGGCATACGTACCCTGTATAATACTCACCTGTTCAGCGTAGGTGAGACTTAGAAATATGAAAGGATTTCATTCTTGTGATTAAGTTATGGATCATTTGATTTGGGgttaatcaaaagggagattaCTCTGAGTGAATCTGACCCAATCAGGTGAGTTCTTAGACAAGCAGTGGCAGCAGAGGTTCCTGTGTTGGCCTTAAGGAAGAAAACAGCAATGTGAGAGGAAGGGGGCACATGGCAAGGACTGAAGAGTGGCCCTCTAGAAGCTGAGATTATTCCCTGGCTTTCAGCAAGAAAATGGGGATTTCACTTCTAgttgcaaggaactgaattctgccaacaatcaGTGAGCTTGTAGAAGACCTCAAGCCTCAGATGAGAGTGACACCATGATATTGGCCCTGTGAAACCCTGAACAGAGGACACAGTTAAGCTGCACCTGAACTCCTGACCCATAGgtcagtgaaataataaatgagctTTGTCTTAAACCACTAATtatgtggtaatttgttacagagcaATAGAAAACTACTACGGACTTTAGTACTGAGAATGaagtgctgctgtaacaaatacctaaaatgtGGGAGttggctttggaatcaggcagTAGGTGgaggctggaagaattttgagAAGCATGATAGAAAAAGCCTAAATTGCCTTGAAGAGACTGTCAGTAGAAATATGTACTTTAAGGATGTTGCTGGTGAATGCTCAGAAGGAAGTAAGGAACATGTTATTAGACAGTGAAGAAGGGAATCCTTAGTAGGTGGTAGCATTGTAGTTAGAGGCCAGGAAGTCTGAAATTTGAGCCCTTGCTCTGAATTATTTGGGAGATGTCATGCCAGGCTTAACAGCGTGTAAACATCTGATTTAATCAGAATGTGGGACCATTCTGGCTATTTATCTTCATGACATCTTTCAGAGGCAAGAAAAGGGCACAGACCAATTTTTACAtttacagaagggaaaaaactacagcctcttttaaaaagttttaagccattgattttgtggtaatttgttacagcagcaataggaaattgATAAAGAAGGCATGGTAAGCCCTACCCCAAAGTAGAGACATTCACTGTACTGTCAttgtttattttgaaactatAGTTTAAACACTGGGATACCAGAGGATTGGACGCATGAACTGTGCCCAAAGTGAGCTTGAATGATTGTAAACCATTTGAACTTACTCTTCAAAGGAACTCCTGTAGCTGAGTCTGTTTGTGTTAGGTGCTATTGGTATAACTGGGAGTTCTCTAAATTTACCTCTATGTACAATATAGTGCTTATTAATGAAAatgtgcttatatatatataagctataTAAAGCTCACATATATACTAATACATAAACTATATATGTAAGCTATATAAAGCTTACATAAAACCCAATAGTAACTTCATTAATTGTTTAGAACTTGGACCAAGAAAAGATCTTTTTGAGAaggaatattttatcattaacttTGTTTAAAATTGCCAGAGCATGGTGATAATTAAGTAGACCAAgcgttttttttttaccatttttaaatcttttgaagATAACACACCTTTTATTGCCTACACCCAGTGTGGACAATTCTCACCACCCAACCTTAGTACATAACTGTTGTTTTCATACAATCTTTGTTCAGGTAAATAGTATCATAACTGGTCATTCAAAAGAAAGGCATGTATGTATGTTATGTGAATGGTTGTTTCTCCATGCCTAAATGTTTCTATGCCTAGAATTACAAATGCCAGCACATTGTTGGTCTCCTGAATTGCACTGCTCTCACACAACCATATGACTGGCTAATTTCAAATTTTCCCTGCTCTGCTCAATGAATTTTTCTGAATTCCTCAAATATAAATTGCACCTTCTTGAAGTTAgtatttatgattttgttttacaaattgaaaAAGAGAGATTCAGAGTTATAATTTGTCCTGTCACATAAATGGTGGTATTGGGACTCAAATCCACATCTTTTGATTATGAATCTCTGTTTCTCCATAAGCCAAGTTTCCACTCTATTCATCTTCCTGTTAGAATAGAGGCAAAAATAATTTGGGCGAGGAATCaaagtatttaataaacataaataagagCATTCTTCAGTGTAGTGATGTCCTGAGCTAGTTTAAgcttctcaaatattttcaatcctcttcctttttccttctagCTCTCCGAGAGAGATTCCTTTTTGCTTATGCAGGTGAGACTTGTCTAAAAAGCATTATAGGGCACACAGTTCATTTAGGATAAATATGTTATGGATATCTATTATACagcatggtgattatagttaataataatgtatacctGAAAATGGctgagagtagatcttaaatgttttcaccacgAACACATGATAAGcatgtgaagtgatggatatctTAGGTAGCTTGAtgtaatcattttacaatgtacatatatcaaaacatcacatcgtacgtggtaaatatatataatttttgtcaattataccttaataaagctgggggagaaaaatgaaaaatagagactGCAACAGTCATCTATATTAGAAAAACATTATAGTATAATCACTATGGTGTATCACTAATATTTCTTCAGtttcaaaattacattttaatttcttaaccTTTCTTATGAACTGAGATTTGGTTGACATATTTccctcaagtatttttttttggaggcttTACTCTATCTTCATGAAattcatttaagtcttttaagACTAAATCATTGGAAGCTCTAATATGTATTACTGGTTGGGCTTCATGTTgtaaagagaataaaggaaataaaaaataccttaaCTTAGAGAAGGCTACACCTTTTTAGCTGGAAGTTATTTCTGAAATCTAATTCAACAATGTCATTTttcaagtgaaaaaataaaataagacatcaAAGCATGTGCTTTACTCAGTTGAACATCCTCTATGTTTAATTATCTATTATCTTTCCTATTACACTAACAACATCCCATAAGACATCATTCCATAATGTTCCCTTTGTCCTAGATAAAACCTGCACAAGACACTTTTCTGTagaaaacatagttttaaaatcatCGCCATATTTCTTCGTTATTTAGGATTCTTGTGATGTCCTTTCTATTTAAACTATATCTGGAGAGCTTAAACAATTCTGGGGATTggaataatgtttaaaataaaaaataacattactcAAAAtttacttgttcttttcttttttattaaagaaagcaAGTTTATCAGTCCtgaggttatttttcttctccatagTTCCTAAGGCTTACATGCTCTCTTTGCTTTGGTTTATGAAAGATAAGGAAATTCTTACTTCTGCCTCCCCCTCCTCGATTGAAATAAGTTAATTGCCACATAACCCTGGGTGAGGTCATGAACTCTAAGAATACTTACTTACATGACAAGCTCACACTCACCAAtggcacatttattttaaattatcatttttattataaaaattttgaacataTACAAAAGGAGAAGTAATGATTTAATGAACCCTtatatacccatcacccagattAAACAATTATCAAGATTTTGCCACATTGCTTCatctatcctttttttctttgttgaagcattttatttatttattttgagacagtctcactctgtggcctgagctagagtgccatggcatcagcctagctcacagcaatctcaaactcctgggctcaagcgatcctcctccctcagcctcccaagtagctgggactacaggcatgtgccaccatgcctggctaatttttttctatatatttttagtttggctaatttctttctatttatagtagagatggggtctcgctcttgctcaggctgatcttgaactcctgacctcaaacgatccacctaccatggcctcccagagtgctaggattacaggcgtgagccaccgtgcctggccatgtTGAAGCATTTTAAAACGAACCTcagacatcatatcatttcacCGCTATATACTTCAGTGTGTAGCTCTAGAAataggcattttcttttttttatttcagaatattatggaggtacaaatgctttggttacataaattgcctttgcaccgcccaagtcagagctccaagggtacccatcccccagatagtgcacaccacacccgttaggtgtgaatttacccaacgcctcctccccgctcccatctgTCCAATCTCTCATGAATATTActtacatatgtgcacataagtgttgattgattagtaccaatttaatggtgagatggtgagtacatgtggtgtttatttttccattcttatggtacttcacttaggaagatggtctccagttccatccacattaatacaagaggtattcattttttatggctgagtagtactccatggtagacatagaccacattttgttaatccactcatgtattgatgggcacttgggttgtttccacatctttgcaattgtgaattgtgctgctataaacattcaaatgcagatgtcttttattatagaatgcctttttttcctttgggtaaatacccagtagtgggattgctgaatcaaatggtagttctgcttttagttcttgatgtatctccatactactttccatagaggttgtactagtttgcagtcccaccaacagtgtatgagtgctcctatctctacacccatgccaacatttgttgttttgggactttttgataaaaaccattctcactggagttaagtgatatctcattgtggttttggtttgcatttccctgatgattagagatgtaatGACAATGctaaataatcataaatattttcaagtgacaattatagaaaaagtttgtgaTGCATAGTCAAAGATTGAGATCTAGGAAAGAGtgctttagaatatatttaaggaCTACTGATTAGTGTAGGTTGACTGATGTATGAGTAATAGGATATGTGTGTACAAGAGAATTGGTAGATGCAATTGaaagtatgtattaatatttgattcaCACTATGGACACTAATAATGAGCCTGAGATACTCAGCTGGATgccttacatatattattttttatccctGACATGTAGgcattattaaccccattttacatatgaaaaaattgaggcttagagaggtttcATGTCCCAGGTTAAGGATTTTAGATTTAATATAGTTAGTAATAACCATATattggagattttttaaaatttctgagtaCTGATATGATGAAAACTGCCTAAGGAAGATTAAATTATGTGCTATATTGAGTAAATTAAATATTGAGCACTTATTCTGGATTAATTGGTTTGATCTAATTcttgcatttattcttttatttaactaatatttactgagtggaTACCATACACCACAGACATTGCAATCTAATGAGGAAGacagtatttaaataaatacaggaCAATGATATAGTTTGCTGAAGAAATATGTggtaggatttttttattttttacattgtgAACATATTTAGTTTACTTTATTTGGCCTtcacccccccctcccccctccccccccggaATGGAGAGAGTAGAGCAAAAATATATAAGTGAAAAAGGctaggcctggcacagtggctcacgccttgtaatcctagcactctgggaggccaaggcgggtggattgctcgaggtcaggagttcaaaaccagcctgagcaagagcgagaccccgtctctactataaatagaaagaaattaattagccaactaatatatatatagaaaaaatcagccagtcatggtggcgcatgcctgtagtcccagctactggggaggctgaggcagtaggattgcttgagcccaggagtttgaggttgctgtgagctaggctgacgccacggcactcagtctagcctgggcaacaaagcaagactgtgtctcaaaaaaaaaaaaaaaaaaaaaaaaaaaaaaagaaaaaagaaaaaggctatgATCCAGTATTCATTCCAACTCTGGCTTTATGATACTTAGTATGGTAGAAGTTTTAGTGCCTTTTTGTGATTACAAAACAAATCCatgctcattttagaaaatatagaaaatagaaaccacAAAGAAGAAATCTTAAATTAGCCTTTATCTTACTGCCAAATACGTTGCCAGGGAAAAGGAAAACCCATGAAGGTTTGTTTATGGGAGAttttcattggccagaattgtCCCAGAATTGATACACATCTTCTACTCATATTCTGTCAAATAGAACTAAGTCCCATGCCAGTGAACTGTAAAgggggctgggaaatgtagtcttaaGTGTATGcccagaaa is a window encoding:
- the PBDC1 gene encoding protein PBDC1 is translated as MEATGGTEEPVSGELVSVAHALSLPAESYGNDPDIEMAWAMRAMQHAEVYYKLISSVDPQFLKLTKVDDQIYSEFRENFEKLRIDILDPEELKSESAKEKWRPFCLKFDGIVEDFNYGTLLRLDCSQGYTEENTIFAPRIQFFAIEIARNREGYNKAVYISVQDKKGEKGANSGGEKEADSGEEEKGVNKEEEEKEKTDKGGEKEKEADTEISKSGETAM